The Vicinamibacterales bacterium genome includes a region encoding these proteins:
- a CDS encoding C45 family peptidase: MRRRSALVLPFVLIGLVLSACRGPQPASDKPPQPPAATAQPDTRLTGSYRLDEQNGWIFVHLEGNPATLGFQHGYLLAAETADLLRVFRAFTEHQTKRDWAFYRQAGEQMLWPRMDAEYQQEIDGIVAGLAAKGVKADRWDVIALNAIEELPDYYVPWLEKQQGKSPTQKAPGNCSAFVATGSYTKDGKIVIAHNNWTNYAIGSRWQIVFDLKPEKGNRILMDGLPGVIVSDDDFGINSNGIMITETTITGFEGFDPNGVPEFMRARKAMQYSNSIDDYVRIMLDGNNGGYANDWLLADNKTGEIALFELGLKEHSLRRTKDGYFVGANFPVDAKLIKAETTFDTKKKDSSPNARRVRWEQLMAQFKGRIDIEVAKQFEADKYDVIEKKDGPNERSLCGVVDGSPRGIPEWNYPPYFPGGTVQSKVADGTMAASMQLWAAMGHQCAPDFKADAFLQQHPEYGWMKGLLRDMPTKPWTRFAAGMK, encoded by the coding sequence GTGAGGCGACGTTCCGCGCTGGTTCTTCCGTTCGTGCTCATCGGCCTGGTGCTGTCAGCGTGCCGCGGCCCGCAGCCGGCCAGCGACAAGCCGCCCCAGCCTCCCGCCGCGACGGCGCAGCCCGATACCCGGCTGACGGGAAGCTACCGCCTCGACGAACAGAATGGCTGGATCTTCGTGCACCTCGAGGGCAATCCGGCGACGCTCGGCTTCCAGCACGGGTATCTGCTCGCCGCCGAAACGGCGGACCTGCTGCGCGTCTTCCGCGCCTTCACGGAGCACCAGACCAAAAGGGACTGGGCGTTCTACCGCCAGGCCGGTGAGCAGATGCTCTGGCCGAGGATGGACGCCGAGTACCAGCAGGAGATCGACGGCATCGTCGCGGGTCTCGCCGCCAAGGGCGTCAAGGCAGACCGCTGGGACGTCATCGCGCTCAACGCCATCGAAGAACTGCCCGACTACTACGTGCCGTGGCTCGAGAAGCAGCAGGGCAAGTCGCCCACGCAGAAGGCGCCAGGTAACTGCAGTGCGTTCGTGGCGACGGGCAGCTACACGAAGGACGGCAAGATCGTCATCGCCCACAACAACTGGACGAATTACGCGATCGGCTCCAGGTGGCAGATCGTCTTCGACCTCAAGCCCGAGAAGGGGAACCGGATCCTGATGGACGGCCTGCCCGGTGTCATCGTCAGCGACGACGACTTCGGGATCAACTCGAACGGGATCATGATCACCGAGACGACGATCACGGGCTTCGAGGGATTCGATCCGAACGGCGTCCCCGAGTTCATGCGGGCGCGCAAGGCGATGCAGTACAGCAACTCGATCGACGACTACGTCCGGATCATGCTGGACGGGAACAACGGCGGCTACGCGAACGACTGGCTGCTGGCCGACAACAAGACGGGTGAGATTGCGCTGTTCGAGCTGGGCCTGAAGGAACACAGCCTTCGCCGGACGAAGGACGGGTACTTCGTGGGCGCGAACTTCCCGGTGGACGCGAAGCTCATCAAGGCCGAGACGACGTTCGATACGAAGAAGAAGGACAGCTCGCCGAACGCCCGCCGCGTGCGCTGGGAACAGCTCATGGCGCAGTTCAAGGGCAGGATCGACATCGAGGTGGCCAAACAGTTCGAGGCCGACAAGTATGACGTCATCGAGAAGAAGGACGGTCCGAACGAACGGTCGCTGTGCGGTGTCGTGGACGGTTCGCCGCGCGGCATCCCCGAGTGGAACTACCCGCCCTACTTCCCCGGCGGCACGGTGCAATCGAAGGTTGCCGACGGGACCATGGCGGCGTCGATGCAGCTGTGGGCGGCGATGGGCCATCAGTGCGCGCCCGACTTCAAAGCCGATGCGTTCCTCCAGCAGCATCCGGAGTACGGCTGGATGAAGGGCCTGCTGCGCGACATGCCGACAAAGCCATGGACCCGGTTCGCGGCGGGCATGAAGTGA
- a CDS encoding SH3 domain-containing protein has product MLKRASFVFVLVLLLAIPAGAATVKVKVGGAVLRAAASQTAAAVQQLEAGRLLDVLDVNRDWYKVRDPQTKKEGYVLASLVEMQPGAAPTVSARTGSQPAKPGAPAAARKPAPKPGDWLDMGYFGVNGLYQGGSSAIDQRMSWTYFAEGASASIGYPAKNGPGVDVNGGYRVWRNLAVGAAVTAVSHSVPATIAGSLPNPLYLNRARTLAGEFEASHSETGIHLVGTWGIPLSPKMLLLVSGGPSVFSVKQTLAGSVGFTDVYPYDVVNSVRGNTTDASQTAWGFNLGADVGYFFTPNIGAGGLVRYARASATFTVKDATGQGVSVPVDAGGFQVGGGLRVRFGAPKPKPVIPVPPPPKPPVKK; this is encoded by the coding sequence ATGCTGAAGAGAGCGTCTTTCGTGTTCGTGCTCGTCTTGCTGCTGGCGATTCCTGCGGGAGCCGCCACCGTGAAGGTCAAGGTCGGGGGAGCGGTGTTGCGCGCCGCCGCGAGCCAGACGGCGGCCGCCGTCCAGCAACTGGAAGCGGGCCGCCTGCTCGATGTGCTCGACGTGAACCGCGACTGGTACAAGGTGCGGGATCCGCAGACGAAGAAGGAAGGCTACGTGCTCGCGTCGCTCGTGGAGATGCAGCCGGGCGCGGCGCCGACGGTGAGCGCGCGGACGGGCAGCCAGCCGGCCAAGCCGGGGGCCCCGGCCGCGGCGCGGAAGCCGGCGCCGAAGCCGGGCGACTGGCTGGACATGGGATATTTCGGCGTCAACGGCCTGTATCAGGGCGGCAGTTCGGCGATTGATCAACGAATGTCCTGGACGTATTTCGCCGAGGGCGCCTCGGCCAGCATCGGCTACCCGGCGAAGAACGGCCCCGGGGTCGACGTGAACGGCGGCTATCGCGTCTGGCGGAACCTGGCGGTCGGAGCGGCGGTCACGGCCGTGTCCCACTCGGTCCCGGCGACGATTGCCGGGTCGCTCCCGAACCCGCTCTATCTCAACAGAGCCCGGACGCTGGCCGGGGAGTTCGAGGCGTCGCACAGCGAGACCGGCATTCACCTGGTCGGCACGTGGGGTATTCCGCTGTCGCCGAAGATGCTGCTGCTGGTGTCCGGCGGGCCGTCGGTCTTCAGTGTGAAACAGACGCTCGCCGGGTCGGTGGGGTTCACCGACGTCTATCCGTACGACGTCGTCAACTCGGTGCGAGGCAACACGACCGACGCGTCGCAGACGGCCTGGGGGTTCAATCTCGGGGCCGACGTCGGCTACTTCTTCACGCCGAACATCGGCGCGGGCGGACTCGTCCGCTATGCGCGCGCGTCGGCCACGTTCACCGTGAAGGATGCGACGGGCCAGGGCGTGTCGGTGCCGGTGGATGCGGGCGGGTTCCAGGTGGGCGGTGGCCTGCGGGTGCGCTTCGGCGCGCCGAAGCCGAAGCCCGTCATCCCCGTGCCGCCGCCGCCGAAGCCGCCCGTGAAGAAGTAG
- the dinB gene encoding DNA polymerase IV, giving the protein MSGLRRILHVDMDAFFASIEQRDDPTLRGRPVAVGRDPSERGVVAAASYEARRFGVHSAMPTAHALRLCPALVVVPPDFTRYRSVSALIQEIFRSVTPLVEPLSLDEAYLDVTENAWQEPLGMNVARRIKDCIRESTRLTASAGVAPNKFLAKVASGWKKPDGLTVVAPERVESFLRDLPVDALWGVGPVTARRLRAIGIEKTVQLRVVDRAALQQAVGSAADWLIQLAHGVDDRPVEPNQPSKSSGTENTYSQDLQDIGRIRSEIDQMAREGAGWLERENLYARTVTIKVRYSDFTTITRSHSAWPATREPDLIAGRALDLLDRTEAGQRPVRLLGASVHNLEDSPAEAPSRRRIRPLPLFDNLPDDSMADG; this is encoded by the coding sequence ATGAGCGGGCTGCGCCGCATTCTCCACGTGGACATGGACGCCTTTTTCGCGTCCATCGAGCAGCGCGACGATCCCACCCTGCGCGGACGCCCCGTGGCCGTGGGCCGCGACCCGTCCGAGCGGGGTGTTGTGGCGGCCGCCAGCTATGAGGCGCGCCGGTTCGGCGTCCACTCCGCCATGCCCACCGCCCACGCGCTGCGGCTCTGCCCCGCGCTCGTTGTCGTGCCTCCCGACTTCACGCGCTACCGTTCGGTGTCCGCGCTGATCCAGGAGATCTTCCGGTCGGTCACGCCGCTCGTCGAACCGCTCTCGCTCGACGAAGCCTACCTGGACGTCACCGAGAACGCGTGGCAGGAACCGCTCGGCATGAACGTGGCACGACGCATCAAGGACTGTATCCGCGAGTCCACCCGGCTGACCGCGTCGGCGGGCGTCGCACCGAACAAGTTCCTCGCGAAAGTCGCGTCCGGCTGGAAGAAGCCCGACGGCCTGACGGTCGTGGCGCCCGAGCGCGTCGAGAGCTTCCTGCGCGATCTGCCCGTGGACGCACTGTGGGGAGTGGGCCCGGTCACGGCGCGTCGCCTTCGTGCCATCGGCATCGAGAAGACCGTGCAGCTGCGCGTGGTCGATCGGGCGGCGCTGCAGCAGGCGGTCGGCAGTGCCGCCGACTGGCTGATTCAGCTCGCGCACGGCGTCGACGATCGTCCGGTCGAACCGAACCAGCCGTCGAAGTCGTCGGGGACGGAGAACACGTATTCGCAGGACCTTCAGGACATCGGCCGCATCCGGTCCGAAATCGATCAGATGGCACGGGAAGGCGCCGGGTGGCTGGAGCGCGAGAACCTTTACGCCCGCACGGTGACGATCAAAGTGCGGTATTCGGACTTCACCACGATCACGCGCAGCCACTCGGCGTGGCCGGCGACCCGCGAACCGGATCTGATCGCAGGCCGGGCGCTCGACCTGCTCGACCGGACGGAGGCGGGCCAGCGCCCAGTGCGTCTGCTGGGCGCCAGCGTTCACAACCTCGAAGACTCCCCCGCCGAGGCCCCGTCACGCCGTCGCATCCGGCCGCTGCCGCTCTTCGACAACCTGCCGGACGATTCGATGGCGGACGGGTAG
- the msrA gene encoding peptide-methionine (S)-S-oxide reductase MsrA — MGLESMKLRMPTPGEALPGRSEPMEVPEAHFVNGAGLRPPFPAGSARALLGMGCFWGAERKFWQLPGVVTTAVGYAGGFTPNPTYREVCSGGTGHAEVVLVVFDPSRVTYEDVLRTFWENHDPTQGMRQGHDIGTQYRSAIFAFDDGQFRAATASRDAYQRRLSEAGHAAITTEIAPAPEFYYAEDYHQQYLAKNPGGYCGLGGTGVSCPTGLRAGTK; from the coding sequence GTGGGACTGGAATCGATGAAACTGCGGATGCCGACGCCGGGCGAGGCGCTGCCCGGCCGATCGGAGCCGATGGAAGTGCCGGAGGCACACTTCGTCAACGGCGCAGGCCTCCGTCCACCGTTTCCGGCGGGCTCCGCGCGGGCGCTCCTCGGCATGGGTTGCTTCTGGGGCGCAGAACGGAAGTTCTGGCAACTGCCGGGCGTGGTGACGACCGCCGTGGGCTACGCCGGCGGGTTCACGCCGAATCCCACGTACCGCGAGGTGTGCAGCGGAGGCACCGGTCACGCCGAGGTCGTGCTCGTCGTGTTCGATCCATCCCGAGTGACGTACGAAGACGTGCTCCGCACGTTCTGGGAGAATCACGATCCGACGCAGGGCATGCGGCAGGGCCACGACATCGGCACGCAGTACCGGTCCGCAATCTTCGCCTTCGACGACGGGCAGTTCCGGGCCGCGACGGCCTCGCGCGACGCCTACCAGCGCCGCCTGTCGGAGGCGGGCCATGCGGCCATCACCACCGAGATCGCGCCGGCGCCGGAGTTCTACTACGCCGAGGACTACCACCAGCAATACCTCGCCAAGAACCCCGGCGGGTACTGCGGTCTGGGCGGCACCGGCGTGAGTTGTCCGACAGGACTCCGCGCCGGAACGAAGTGA
- a CDS encoding HDOD domain-containing protein codes for MDQPPPPAVERLLAAIRKSGDFPAMARSIGLISTLTASEATSSGLLADTILQDYGLTQKVLRLVNTAAFAQYDEVTTITRAVLLMGFDRVRSVATGLMLFEHLAKHARTANLADVMNMSFYSAVLSRNIAEDSGFADGEEAFISALFHKLGRILVAFYLPKEFAEIQAGEAGKEPATIRSVLGLSYEAMGIAVAQGLNLPAKLTESMVRVPGDASSRVLSPGERLGCLATLANDITEVLAADADPHFKQAEIERLVGSYAKVVKIGKKMGDLIARSVKELKESSSTFKLELPGSRFIAGFGEMRAKSVVSAAGRAAGFAEASSAGALVPDESEDPSGLVAGPMQPETILTKGLHEITSLLVAEYTLDDVLRVVLETIYRALGVERTRVYFLLKDPSLSVARFRFGFGQSATEMKGWFEIPISGSEDLFSLALTEQKDIVVKDATAMEVLAALPDWYTRNGVADRYLVLLPLVVDQKSVGLFYVDGEKEVLPLLTPPVLNYLKVLRGQVVLAIRQKATRAPGRR; via the coding sequence ATGGATCAGCCTCCCCCGCCTGCCGTGGAGCGCCTGCTGGCGGCCATCCGCAAGAGCGGAGACTTCCCCGCCATGGCCCGGAGCATCGGCCTCATCAGCACGCTCACCGCGTCTGAAGCCACATCTTCCGGCCTGCTCGCCGACACGATCCTGCAGGACTACGGCCTGACCCAGAAGGTCCTGCGGCTCGTCAATACGGCGGCGTTCGCGCAGTACGACGAGGTGACGACGATCACCCGCGCGGTGCTGCTGATGGGATTCGACCGCGTCCGCAGCGTCGCGACCGGCCTGATGCTCTTCGAGCACCTGGCCAAGCACGCGCGCACGGCCAATCTGGCCGACGTCATGAACATGTCCTTCTACAGCGCGGTCCTCAGCCGGAACATCGCGGAGGACTCGGGCTTCGCGGATGGCGAGGAAGCGTTCATCAGCGCGCTGTTCCACAAACTCGGGCGGATCCTGGTCGCGTTCTATCTCCCGAAGGAATTCGCCGAGATCCAGGCGGGCGAGGCCGGAAAGGAACCGGCGACGATCCGGAGCGTGCTGGGGCTGTCGTACGAAGCGATGGGCATCGCCGTGGCGCAGGGTCTGAACCTGCCGGCGAAGCTCACGGAGAGCATGGTACGCGTGCCAGGCGATGCGTCCAGTCGCGTGCTGAGCCCGGGGGAACGCCTCGGCTGCCTGGCGACGCTGGCGAACGACATCACCGAAGTCCTGGCTGCGGATGCCGATCCGCACTTCAAGCAGGCCGAGATCGAACGCCTGGTCGGCTCCTACGCCAAGGTGGTCAAGATCGGCAAGAAGATGGGCGACCTCATCGCCCGGTCGGTCAAGGAACTCAAGGAGTCGTCCTCGACCTTCAAGCTCGAGTTGCCGGGCAGCCGGTTCATCGCGGGGTTCGGGGAGATGCGCGCCAAGTCGGTCGTCTCGGCGGCCGGGCGCGCCGCGGGCTTTGCCGAAGCGTCGAGCGCCGGCGCGCTCGTGCCCGATGAGTCCGAGGACCCGTCCGGCTTGGTGGCTGGCCCGATGCAGCCTGAGACGATCCTCACCAAGGGCCTCCACGAAATCACCTCTCTGCTCGTCGCCGAATACACGCTGGACGATGTGCTGCGCGTGGTGCTCGAGACGATCTACCGTGCGCTTGGCGTCGAGAGAACGCGTGTGTACTTCCTGCTGAAGGATCCGTCGTTGTCCGTGGCGCGGTTCCGGTTCGGGTTCGGCCAGTCGGCCACCGAGATGAAGGGCTGGTTCGAGATTCCGATCTCCGGAAGCGAGGATCTGTTCAGTCTTGCGCTCACCGAGCAGAAGGACATCGTAGTCAAGGATGCGACGGCCATGGAGGTGCTGGCCGCGCTGCCCGATTGGTATACGCGCAACGGCGTCGCCGATCGCTATCTGGTGCTGCTGCCCCTGGTCGTCGATCAGAAGTCCGTCGGCCTCTTCTACGTGGACGGCGAGAAGGAAGTGCTGCCTCTGCTGACGCCGCCCGTGCTCAATTACCTGAAGGTGCTGCGCGGCCAGGTCGTCCTGGCCATCAGGCAGAAGGCCACCCGCGCCCCGGGACGACGGTAA
- a CDS encoding ABC transporter permease, with translation MLLKEVMLQAAAAIRDHRFRAGLTMLGIAWGIVTVVILMAYGQGFRTALVVGFRNAISDGTARMRGGQTSTQVGGERAGRRIFLKVEDVEALRELGTVKYASPEYLESLPLIYGTRSTTAGVRGVAPEYGVMRSETAGNGRFINDEDCEKHRRVAFVGTDVAKKLFSNIPPVGQVIRIGGLSFEVVGVLAQKAQLSSYFWPDSMSVFIPHTTMKSMFAQEYLDYLVYQAVRPDQQNIAEKQVREVLALRHRFDARDERALRIDSSADIMAIVDGMAGGLMVVLLFIGTLTLMIGGVGVMNIMLVSVQERTREIGVRKALGARRGHILAQFLFEGIAITFAGGLAGIVLSCAIVKAVGVLPFIASLIGDASRSTDIHLILSPAILVTATTILSVTGLISGLWPALRASRLDPIEALRYE, from the coding sequence ATGCTCCTCAAGGAAGTTATGCTCCAGGCGGCGGCGGCGATTCGCGACCACCGGTTTCGCGCCGGCCTCACCATGCTCGGCATCGCCTGGGGCATCGTCACCGTCGTCATCCTGATGGCGTACGGGCAGGGTTTCCGAACCGCGCTCGTCGTCGGGTTCCGGAACGCAATCTCGGACGGCACCGCGCGGATGCGCGGCGGCCAGACGAGCACACAGGTGGGCGGCGAGCGGGCCGGACGCCGGATCTTCCTGAAGGTGGAAGACGTCGAGGCGTTGCGCGAACTCGGCACGGTCAAGTACGCGAGCCCCGAGTACCTCGAGTCGCTGCCGCTCATCTATGGGACGCGATCGACGACGGCCGGCGTGCGCGGCGTGGCGCCGGAGTATGGCGTGATGCGCTCGGAGACGGCGGGTAACGGCCGGTTCATCAACGACGAGGATTGCGAGAAGCACCGCCGCGTGGCGTTCGTCGGGACGGATGTTGCAAAGAAGCTGTTCAGCAACATCCCGCCGGTCGGGCAGGTCATCCGCATCGGCGGGCTGTCGTTCGAGGTCGTCGGCGTGCTCGCGCAGAAGGCCCAGCTGTCGTCGTACTTCTGGCCCGACTCGATGTCCGTGTTCATCCCGCACACGACGATGAAGTCGATGTTCGCGCAGGAGTACCTCGACTATCTCGTGTACCAGGCCGTCCGGCCGGATCAGCAGAACATCGCCGAGAAGCAGGTCCGCGAGGTGCTGGCGCTGCGGCACCGGTTCGACGCACGCGACGAGCGGGCGCTGCGCATCGACTCGAGCGCCGATATCATGGCCATCGTCGACGGCATGGCGGGAGGCCTCATGGTCGTCCTGCTGTTCATCGGGACGCTGACGCTCATGATTGGCGGGGTCGGCGTGATGAACATCATGCTGGTGTCGGTGCAGGAGCGGACCCGCGAGATCGGTGTCCGCAAGGCGCTCGGCGCGCGCCGCGGCCACATCCTCGCGCAGTTCCTGTTCGAAGGCATCGCCATCACATTCGCCGGCGGCCTGGCCGGCATCGTGCTCTCCTGCGCGATCGTGAAAGCGGTCGGTGTCCTGCCGTTCATCGCGAGCCTGATCGGCGACGCGTCTCGCTCGACCGACATCCACCTGATCCTCTCCCCGGCGATTCTCGTCACGGCAACCACCATCCTCTCGGTGACCGGCCTGATCAGCGGTCTCTGGCCCGCCCTCCGCGCCTCCCGCCTCGACCCGATCGAAGCGCTGCGATACGAGTGA
- a CDS encoding PfkB family carbohydrate kinase has protein sequence MSLRLLVIGDIAWDVLVRPVADFVWGADVYGSVDLLPGGSSANVAVWAHRLGAHVTLVGKVGHDRMGQLMRGHLEDEGVAERVAMVHGETTRIGVIVRPDGEHAFVTDHTHPLHVEATDLPLAMLDRTDVVFLNGYSVFMARSASFARPLFDEARRRDIPVAFDPSSASLIGVYGAARLLDELGALDVLLANEDEARALAPGQPAVSLLSRARLVVIKQGGLGATAIGATGTTTAPAESISAVDTTGAGDAFDAAFLVEYGQHGNLDVALAAANHLGARVASRLGAQTL, from the coding sequence ATGTCCCTCCGCCTGCTGGTCATCGGTGACATCGCCTGGGATGTGCTCGTGCGGCCCGTCGCGGACTTCGTGTGGGGTGCGGACGTCTACGGGTCCGTGGACCTCCTGCCGGGAGGATCGTCGGCCAACGTGGCAGTGTGGGCGCACAGGCTGGGTGCGCACGTGACGCTGGTCGGCAAGGTCGGCCACGACCGCATGGGACAACTGATGCGGGGCCATCTCGAGGACGAAGGGGTTGCGGAGCGCGTGGCGATGGTCCACGGCGAGACCACGCGCATCGGCGTCATCGTCCGGCCCGACGGGGAGCATGCGTTCGTCACCGATCACACGCACCCGCTCCATGTCGAGGCGACCGATCTGCCGCTCGCGATGCTCGACCGCACCGATGTCGTCTTCCTGAACGGCTACTCGGTGTTCATGGCGCGGTCGGCGTCCTTCGCCAGACCGCTGTTCGACGAGGCGCGGAGGCGCGACATCCCGGTGGCGTTCGATCCCTCATCCGCCAGCCTGATCGGCGTGTACGGCGCCGCCCGCCTGCTCGACGAACTCGGCGCGCTCGACGTCCTCCTCGCCAACGAGGACGAAGCCCGCGCACTGGCGCCTGGCCAGCCGGCCGTGTCACTCCTGTCGCGGGCGCGGCTCGTCGTGATCAAGCAGGGCGGCCTGGGCGCGACCGCGATCGGGGCGACCGGCACCACCACGGCGCCTGCCGAGTCGATCAGCGCGGTGGACACGACGGGCGCCGGCGACGCGTTCGACGCCGCGTTCCTCGTGGAGTACGGGCAGCACGGAAACCTCGACGTGGCTCTCGCCGCCGCCAACCATCTCGGCGCCCGCGTCGCCTCGCGCCTCGGCGCCCAGACGTTGTAG
- a CDS encoding M4 family metallopeptidase, protein MSRISCVVTVALTLVIALGVFVTARSDQPGRGGAVRVVADGGRALREWDDRLTAMEREHELRLRVVQDDSTVPGHRHERYDQYFQNVSVFGGEAIRETDGKLTLSVTTNLYTVTALDTTPKLSEAEAVSIFTRQTGIPTSGRLRPALTILPRDDGSFVLTYRLTAFHNQKRPVLFINAQTGVVELEYNDLQTQTATGVTGNGVLGDLKKLSVTQQGTTFQAWDQMRPVAIRSYDIKGDVARADLIAEGITPLVTGDIAVNTASTWTDSVVVDGHTYVGYTIDYYYKRHGYQYSRPIYTMVHPARRADIAKYTSDQTGTYLLNAFFCGSCGANFEDLMVLGEGLPSNYYTVPEGQSVDYFAAALDIVAHEISHGVTGLTSRLIYRNESGALNEAFSDIMGTGTEFYFQSPGNGVLQADYLEGEDAFKPSPYKPGSRAGLRSLADPSIFGDPDHFTKRYTGTSDNGGVHTNSTIASHAFYLAIEGGTNKTSGLAVQGVGAANREQIEKIFFKGFTTLPSNATFSLARAKTISTATSLYGAGSAAERAVTQAWSAVGVF, encoded by the coding sequence ATGAGTAGAATCAGTTGCGTCGTGACCGTGGCACTGACGCTGGTCATCGCGCTCGGTGTCTTCGTGACCGCGCGTTCCGATCAACCGGGCCGCGGGGGAGCGGTGCGTGTCGTTGCCGATGGCGGACGGGCGCTCCGAGAGTGGGACGACCGCCTGACGGCCATGGAGCGGGAGCACGAACTGCGGCTCCGCGTGGTGCAGGACGACTCGACCGTGCCGGGGCATCGGCACGAGCGATACGACCAGTACTTCCAGAATGTCTCGGTCTTCGGCGGGGAAGCGATCCGTGAGACGGATGGCAAGCTGACGCTCTCGGTGACCACCAATCTCTATACCGTGACGGCTCTGGATACGACGCCGAAACTCAGCGAGGCCGAGGCGGTCAGCATCTTCACGCGCCAGACCGGTATCCCAACGTCCGGTCGGCTGAGACCCGCGCTGACGATCCTGCCGCGCGACGACGGGTCCTTCGTCCTCACCTACCGGCTCACCGCGTTCCACAACCAGAAGCGACCGGTCCTGTTCATCAACGCGCAGACCGGCGTGGTCGAGCTGGAGTACAACGACTTGCAGACCCAGACCGCGACAGGGGTCACCGGCAACGGTGTGCTTGGCGACCTGAAGAAGCTGAGCGTCACCCAGCAGGGCACGACGTTCCAGGCGTGGGATCAGATGCGTCCGGTCGCGATCAGGAGCTACGACATCAAGGGCGACGTGGCCCGGGCGGATCTCATCGCGGAGGGCATCACCCCATTGGTCACCGGCGACATCGCCGTCAACACGGCCTCGACCTGGACCGACAGCGTCGTCGTCGACGGGCATACCTACGTGGGGTACACGATCGACTACTACTACAAGCGGCACGGCTACCAGTATTCGCGTCCCATCTACACGATGGTGCACCCGGCGAGGCGCGCGGACATCGCGAAGTACACGTCGGACCAGACGGGGACCTACCTGCTCAACGCATTCTTCTGCGGGTCGTGCGGGGCGAACTTCGAGGACCTGATGGTGCTGGGCGAAGGGTTGCCGAGCAACTACTACACGGTGCCCGAAGGCCAGTCGGTGGACTACTTCGCCGCGGCGCTCGACATCGTCGCCCACGAAATCTCGCACGGCGTGACGGGCCTGACCTCCCGGCTGATCTATCGGAACGAGTCCGGAGCGCTCAATGAGGCGTTCTCCGACATCATGGGAACCGGCACGGAGTTCTACTTCCAGTCGCCAGGCAACGGCGTGCTCCAGGCGGACTATCTCGAGGGCGAGGACGCGTTCAAGCCGTCCCCGTACAAACCCGGCAGCCGGGCGGGCCTCCGCAGCCTCGCCGATCCGTCGATTTTCGGCGACCCCGACCACTTCACGAAGCGCTACACGGGGACGTCGGACAACGGCGGCGTGCACACGAACTCGACGATTGCGAGCCACGCGTTCTACCTGGCCATCGAGGGTGGGACGAACAAGACGTCCGGCCTGGCGGTGCAGGGCGTGGGCGCGGCGAACCGGGAGCAGATCGAGAAGATCTTCTTCAAGGGCTTCACGACGCTTCCCTCGAATGCGACGTTCAGCCTGGCGCGCGCGAAAACCATCTCGACGGCGACCAGCCTCTACGGGGCGGGGAGCGCTGCCGAGCGGGCGGTCACGCAGGCGTGGTCGGCCGTGGGCGTGTTCTAG